In Microbulbifer sp. GL-2, the following are encoded in one genomic region:
- a CDS encoding S1C family serine protease, translated as MQRLLSMTAKKTLPIIFSLLLLCFSSPLFAQVQDFATDDERNTMQVFNFASPSVVYVTNETLVRDRRTLQLHAVPKGAGSGFIWDEQGHVVTNFHVVEGARKVTITLQDRSEWPAKLVGSAPEKDLAVLKIEASKERLKPLVVGTSSKLAVGRKVLAIGNPFGLDTTLTTGVVSALGREIETANNRTIRNVIQTDAAINPGNSGGPLLDSLGRLIGVNTAIYSPSGASVGIGFAIPVDTVKKIVPELIAHGRLVRPILGIESAPDQWGSRYGFEGVAVLRTAPGLPAEKAGLQGIYRTRQGGWQLGDVIVEVEQQPIRSYDDLLNALEKHQVGDEITLGILRDGTIRYTSITLAAPQ; from the coding sequence ATGCAAAGATTGTTATCCATGACAGCGAAAAAGACTCTGCCGATCATTTTCTCCTTATTGCTCCTCTGCTTTTCCTCCCCCCTATTTGCACAGGTACAGGACTTCGCGACCGACGACGAGCGCAACACCATGCAGGTGTTTAATTTCGCCAGCCCGTCTGTGGTCTACGTCACCAATGAAACCCTGGTCCGCGATCGCAGGACCCTGCAGCTGCACGCAGTGCCCAAAGGTGCCGGTAGCGGTTTTATCTGGGATGAACAGGGCCATGTGGTAACCAACTTCCACGTGGTCGAAGGCGCACGCAAAGTTACCATCACGTTACAGGATCGCAGTGAGTGGCCAGCCAAACTGGTGGGCTCGGCGCCGGAAAAGGATTTAGCTGTACTGAAAATAGAAGCGTCCAAAGAGCGATTGAAACCCCTGGTAGTGGGCACCTCCAGCAAACTCGCCGTGGGCCGCAAAGTGCTCGCTATCGGTAACCCCTTCGGCCTGGATACCACCCTAACTACCGGTGTGGTGAGCGCCTTGGGGCGTGAAATTGAAACGGCCAACAACCGTACTATCCGCAATGTGATCCAGACAGATGCCGCTATTAATCCGGGCAATTCAGGTGGCCCGCTGCTGGATTCCCTCGGCCGTCTGATCGGTGTCAACACCGCAATTTACAGCCCAAGTGGCGCCAGTGTGGGCATTGGCTTCGCCATTCCCGTAGATACCGTCAAGAAAATAGTGCCAGAGCTAATTGCCCATGGCCGCCTGGTGCGCCCAATACTCGGCATTGAATCCGCTCCGGACCAGTGGGGCAGCCGCTACGGCTTTGAAGGTGTGGCGGTATTGCGTACAGCGCCGGGCCTACCCGCAGAAAAAGCTGGGCTGCAAGGGATCTACCGCACACGCCAGGGGGGCTGGCAATTGGGAGATGTGATTGTCGAAGTGGAGCAGCAACCCATTCGCAGCTACGACGATCTGCTTAACGCCCTGGAAAAACATCAGGTCGGAGACGAAATTACTCTGGGTATCCTGCGCGACGGGACAATACGCTACACCTCGATTACACTCGCGGCGCCGCAATAG
- the gluQRS gene encoding tRNA glutamyl-Q(34) synthetase GluQRS: MKSSNPYIGRFAPSPSGPLHFGSLVCALGSYLDAQSHGGQWLLRMEDLDPPREEPGAATRILNSLEAHGLHWHGPVVWQSKRHALYEETLEQLRKKELLYPCYCSRSQIRENGGHDNLKCRVKIADSGACALRLQCAGGEEAFIDIWRGKQCQPIREDTILKRRDGLHAYQLAVVVDDIAQGITQVVRGADLLDTTGAQIRLFHILGAKLPTFGHLPLVMGPGGRQKLSKQNHAPAIDDNKAAVNLCTALGFLGFHVSQALEQGSTEHILNWATARWQRHQIDNHDRQLH; the protein is encoded by the coding sequence TTGAAAAGTAGTAATCCCTATATCGGTCGATTCGCTCCCTCCCCGAGCGGTCCCCTGCATTTCGGCTCGCTGGTGTGTGCACTCGGCAGCTATCTCGACGCCCAATCCCACGGTGGCCAATGGCTGCTGCGTATGGAGGATCTCGATCCGCCACGCGAGGAACCGGGTGCGGCCACCCGTATCCTGAATTCCCTGGAAGCCCATGGCTTGCACTGGCACGGCCCTGTTGTCTGGCAGAGTAAGCGCCATGCACTCTATGAAGAGACCCTGGAGCAACTGCGTAAAAAGGAGCTCCTGTACCCTTGTTACTGTTCCCGCAGCCAGATCCGCGAAAATGGTGGGCATGACAATTTGAAATGCCGGGTAAAAATCGCTGACAGTGGCGCCTGCGCCCTGCGCCTGCAATGCGCAGGTGGCGAAGAAGCATTCATAGATATATGGCGAGGGAAACAGTGCCAGCCGATACGTGAAGACACTATTCTCAAGCGCCGCGACGGCCTCCACGCCTATCAACTGGCAGTTGTCGTGGATGATATTGCCCAGGGGATTACCCAGGTAGTACGCGGTGCAGACCTTCTCGACACTACTGGCGCACAAATTCGTCTGTTTCACATACTTGGTGCCAAGTTACCAACTTTCGGGCATCTGCCTCTCGTGATGGGACCGGGGGGACGTCAGAAGCTCAGCAAACAAAACCACGCACCGGCTATCGATGACAACAAGGCGGCAGTTAACCTGTGCACTGCACTGGGTTTTCTCGGCTTCCATGTATCACAGGCACTGGAGCAGGGGAGCACAGAACATATCCTCAATTGGGCAACGGCCCGCTGGCAGCGCCACCAGATCGATAATCACGACCGGCAATTGCACTGA
- the dksA gene encoding RNA polymerase-binding protein DksA, which produces MPKTAASTDSLHGFEPYKETKGEEYMNEKQQEHFRNLLLAWKAELMAEVDRTVSHMKDEAANFPDPADRASQEEEFSLELRTRDRERKLIKKIDATLELIDQDDYGFCEACGVNIGIRRLEARPTATLCVDCKTLAEIKERQISG; this is translated from the coding sequence ATGCCCAAAACTGCTGCGAGCACCGATTCTCTGCACGGCTTTGAGCCCTACAAGGAGACTAAGGGCGAAGAGTACATGAATGAGAAGCAGCAGGAGCATTTCCGCAACTTGCTGTTAGCCTGGAAGGCCGAACTGATGGCGGAAGTGGACCGCACCGTTTCCCATATGAAAGACGAGGCCGCAAACTTTCCCGACCCCGCGGATCGCGCCAGCCAGGAAGAGGAGTTCAGCCTTGAGCTTCGCACCCGCGATCGCGAGCGCAAACTGATCAAGAAAATCGATGCCACCCTGGAGCTGATTGACCAGGATGACTACGGTTTCTGTGAAGCTTGCGGGGTTAATATTGGTATCCGACGCCTGGAAGCACGTCCCACCGCAACCCTGTGTGTGGACTGCAAGACCCTGGCTGAGATCAAGGAAAGGCAGATTTCCGGTTAA
- the sfsA gene encoding DNA/RNA nuclease SfsA, with product MKFTPHFQKATLLRRYKRFLADVESAEGEVFTIHCPNTGSMKNCWVEGGACWYSDSGNPKRKYRHTLEITTTPDGALAGVNTGRANALVEEAIRTGVVSELQGYDSLRREVRYGDENSRIDLLLSGEQGDCYVEVKNVTLADAERGYFPDAVSARGAKHLRELQKLAEGGVRAVLLYCVQHTGIESVQVAREIDPVYAEALDKAVSAGVEVLAYKARLGAAEIVLVQSLSFQ from the coding sequence GTGAAGTTTACCCCCCATTTTCAAAAGGCAACCCTGTTGCGTCGTTACAAGCGTTTTCTCGCCGATGTGGAGTCAGCAGAGGGTGAAGTTTTTACCATTCACTGCCCCAATACCGGCTCCATGAAAAACTGCTGGGTTGAAGGTGGCGCCTGTTGGTATTCGGATTCCGGCAACCCCAAGCGCAAGTATCGTCATACCCTGGAGATCACCACCACACCGGATGGCGCTCTCGCCGGGGTAAATACCGGCCGTGCCAATGCTCTGGTGGAAGAGGCAATTCGCACGGGGGTGGTCAGTGAACTCCAGGGATACGACTCCCTGCGCAGGGAAGTGCGCTACGGCGATGAAAACAGTCGCATAGATTTACTCTTGTCCGGTGAGCAGGGTGACTGTTATGTCGAGGTCAAGAACGTCACTCTGGCAGATGCAGAGCGGGGTTATTTTCCCGATGCGGTAAGTGCCCGTGGCGCCAAACATTTACGGGAGTTACAGAAATTGGCTGAGGGCGGTGTGCGCGCGGTTCTCCTTTACTGTGTCCAGCACACCGGCATTGAAAGTGTGCAAGTGGCGCGAGAGATAGACCCTGTTTATGCCGAAGCTCTCGACAAAGCTGTGTCTGCAGGTGTGGAGGTGCTCGCTTACAAGGCGCGCCTGGGCGCTGCAGAAATTGTCCTTGTGCAGTCATTGTCGTTTCAGTGA
- a CDS encoding Rieske (2Fe-2S) protein has product MQKYFLCRYDELTEGQSKGFSLGDTAAGTDNVFAVMKGGEVYAYKNTCPHRGINLDWQEDQFLDPDGALIQCASHGALFLIESGECIAGPCTGDALTPVPVEYAQDGLYALLPG; this is encoded by the coding sequence ATGCAGAAATACTTCCTGTGCCGTTACGATGAGTTAACCGAAGGGCAATCGAAGGGCTTTTCCCTCGGCGACACAGCCGCCGGAACCGATAATGTATTTGCCGTGATGAAAGGCGGTGAAGTCTACGCCTACAAGAATACCTGTCCCCATCGCGGCATCAATCTCGACTGGCAGGAAGACCAGTTTCTCGATCCCGACGGCGCGCTGATCCAGTGCGCTTCCCACGGTGCCCTGTTCCTGATTGAATCCGGCGAGTGTATTGCCGGCCCCTGCACCGGAGATGCGTTGACGCCTGTACCCGTGGAATACGCTCAGGACGGCCTCTACGCCCTGTTGCCGGGATAA